The following coding sequences lie in one Sphingopyxis macrogoltabida genomic window:
- a CDS encoding molybdopterin molybdotransferase MoeA — protein MKSTAESTADTICVAKNSFDSAQEILADHIRRLDVEVVGIDDAGGRWLAEPVLACLDAPRWDCAAMDGYAVRDADLDGGASVLRDIGTRYAGAGKANCIGPGEAMRVMTGANVPLGADRIVMIEDCLVDSGTIVLNDPPLGKSHIRRRGSDFTAGQILLPAGRMLTPTALAAAAAADHAKVAVVRQPRVLLIATGDEIAAPGSAYLSERSIPDSLSASIALQCRLAGGVLLSEKRLVDAPALIRSALSGSPADVVVIIGGASHGDRDFSQSALMPLGLHIAFAGVSIKPGKPVWYGHIGKTHILGIPGSPTAALTVARLFLVPLIAGLSGGDPATALDWRLQPTSKPLQSNGSREAFLCATCSKGAVEIFDRQEASAQAALASTNAIVRRAANAPAQPAGSLVPVLSI, from the coding sequence ATGAAATCTACGGCAGAATCCACGGCCGATACGATTTGCGTCGCGAAGAATAGCTTTGATAGTGCACAAGAGATTCTAGCGGACCATATACGTCGGCTGGACGTAGAAGTCGTCGGTATCGACGATGCTGGCGGGCGATGGCTGGCGGAGCCGGTGTTGGCTTGCCTCGATGCACCGCGATGGGATTGTGCGGCGATGGACGGCTATGCCGTACGTGATGCTGACCTTGATGGCGGTGCGTCAGTACTGCGCGACATCGGGACCCGGTATGCCGGCGCGGGCAAAGCGAATTGCATTGGTCCGGGTGAAGCGATGCGCGTGATGACGGGTGCGAATGTGCCGCTTGGTGCAGACCGGATCGTCATGATCGAAGATTGCCTTGTCGATTCCGGCACCATCGTTCTCAACGATCCACCGCTGGGGAAATCGCACATCCGACGCCGCGGTTCAGATTTTACCGCTGGGCAGATCCTGCTGCCGGCCGGCCGCATGCTGACTCCGACGGCTTTGGCGGCCGCGGCCGCGGCCGACCACGCTAAAGTGGCCGTGGTGCGGCAGCCGCGCGTCCTGCTGATCGCGACTGGTGACGAGATTGCTGCACCTGGATCTGCCTATCTCAGTGAGCGATCGATTCCGGACAGCCTCAGCGCGTCCATCGCGCTTCAATGTCGCCTAGCAGGTGGGGTCCTATTGTCTGAGAAACGCCTTGTCGACGCACCCGCTCTGATCCGCAGCGCGCTCAGCGGCTCGCCGGCAGATGTCGTCGTCATCATCGGCGGCGCATCGCACGGCGACCGAGACTTCAGCCAATCCGCGCTCATGCCGCTCGGCCTGCATATCGCATTCGCCGGCGTTTCGATAAAACCGGGAAAACCTGTCTGGTACGGCCATATCGGAAAGACGCACATTCTCGGCATTCCCGGTAGCCCAACTGCGGCGCTCACTGTTGCCCGCCTGTTTCTGGTCCCGCTTATCGCCGGCTTGTCGGGCGGCGATCCGGCAACGGCGCTGGACTGGCGACTGCAACCCACGTCGAAGCCCCTTCAATCCAATGGGTCCCGCGAAGCTTTCCTCTGCGCGACCTGCAGCAAGGGTGCGGTCGAAATATTCGACCGACAAGAGGCATCCGCCCAAGCGGCGCTCGCTTCGACAAACGCGATCGTTCGACGCGCCGCCAATGCCCCTGCCCAACCGGCGGGATCGCTCGTTCCCGTCCTGTCGATCTGA
- a CDS encoding DUF4286 family protein has translation MIVSKLIVLSNPVEGKEDEFNKWYDQQHVPDIMRVPGVVGAQRFRGGAGTKSGVGSFRYLAIFDIESPEPGLVVDEIMRRSGTDEMPRSDAISSTRFAMLYEPIGNRLEKA, from the coding sequence GTGATCGTCTCAAAGCTGATTGTTCTGTCAAACCCGGTTGAGGGCAAAGAGGATGAATTCAACAAATGGTACGATCAACAGCACGTGCCCGACATCATGAGAGTTCCCGGTGTCGTAGGAGCCCAACGGTTCAGGGGCGGAGCGGGCACGAAGTCGGGTGTGGGATCATTTCGTTACCTCGCCATATTCGATATCGAGAGTCCGGAGCCTGGACTCGTGGTGGATGAAATCATGCGTCGATCTGGAACCGATGAAATGCCTAGGAGCGATGCCATTTCATCGACGCGATTTGCGATGCTCTATGAGCCGATCGGAAACCGCCTGGAAAAGGCATAG
- a CDS encoding NAD(P)/FAD-dependent oxidoreductase has translation MPPTDPWCNALLRDVGLDERWPLEPTRIQIVHIDRPASIVGDILICADPISGVYFRSQNRGQQILVGSVLAEDERETVDPDHLPAYVDDDFARLKLHALQHRLPGLSYAAAVHGYSGLYTINRSDVHPVVGPTPVGGLYVAKGCSGHGFKLAPSIGSLIAQAITGESGSFDTDVDPAFLALDRQPILLSTKTALA, from the coding sequence TTGCCGCCGACCGACCCCTGGTGTAATGCGCTGCTCCGCGATGTCGGCCTCGATGAACGATGGCCGCTCGAGCCGACGCGTATCCAGATCGTTCATATCGACAGGCCCGCGAGCATTGTCGGCGACATTCTGATATGCGCCGATCCGATCAGCGGCGTTTACTTTCGATCACAAAATCGCGGACAACAGATTCTCGTCGGATCGGTGCTGGCGGAGGATGAAAGAGAAACGGTCGATCCCGACCATTTGCCAGCCTATGTCGATGACGATTTCGCGCGCCTGAAACTGCACGCGCTGCAACACCGCCTTCCCGGTCTGTCTTATGCCGCTGCCGTCCACGGTTACAGCGGCCTCTATACAATCAATCGCAGCGACGTGCACCCCGTCGTCGGACCGACCCCGGTCGGCGGTCTCTATGTCGCCAAAGGCTGCAGCGGCCACGGCTTCAAGCTGGCGCCCTCGATTGGTTCGCTTATCGCACAAGCGATTACGGGAGAAAGCGGCTCGTTCGATACGGATGTTGACCCTGCTTTTCTGGCCCTTGATCGTCAGCCGATACTTCTCTCGACCAAGACCGCACTGGCGTAG
- a CDS encoding HipA N-terminal domain-containing protein, with translation MNASILDRLIVWSDQSIAGELTVDRGGAMHFNYSPDWLADSDARPLSHALPKRGERFGDALCKAVLTHMWPELSATLAMRFGRAPTLEDVDADSFERFANDGGFGLPSLRRRAAALGASVQSAIADGVAVPGLWEPADLGDLPAIVSDRAGRLALKALQIARQGA, from the coding sequence ATGAATGCCAGCATTCTCGATCGCCTTATCGTCTGGTCGGATCAGAGCATTGCCGGCGAACTGACGGTCGATCGCGGCGGAGCAATGCACTTCAACTATTCACCCGATTGGCTGGCGGATTCAGACGCCCGCCCACTCTCGCATGCCCTGCCCAAACGGGGGGAGCGGTTTGGGGACGCGCTGTGCAAGGCCGTTTTGACGCACATGTGGCCCGAGCTGTCCGCGACGCTTGCAATGCGATTTGGGCGGGCGCCAACCCTCGAGGACGTGGATGCTGACAGTTTCGAGCGCTTCGCCAACGACGGCGGCTTCGGCCTGCCTTCCCTTCGACGACGGGCCGCGGCGCTCGGAGCCAGCGTCCAGAGCGCTATCGCCGATGGCGTTGCGGTGCCCGGTCTTTGGGAGCCAGCAGACCTCGGAGATCTCCCAGCCATTGTGTCCGACCGAGCCGGACGGTTGGCACTAAAGGCCCTGCAGATCGCGCGTCAGGGAGCTTGA
- a CDS encoding AbrB/MazE/SpoVT family DNA-binding domain-containing protein: MTIQVNITPQGRLSLPADIRKRLGLSDGGAVFLEETEDGVVLRTAAQAVARAQAIARRFAEGGRDVSVERFLAHRREDSGE, from the coding sequence ATGACAATTCAGGTCAATATAACGCCGCAGGGACGATTGAGCCTGCCAGCTGACATCCGGAAACGATTGGGACTGAGCGACGGCGGTGCCGTCTTCCTTGAAGAGACGGAAGACGGAGTAGTCCTGCGCACTGCAGCCCAAGCTGTCGCGCGCGCGCAGGCCATTGCGAGGCGATTTGCCGAAGGCGGGCGCGATGTGTCGGTCGAGAGGTTTCTGGCCCACCGCAGGGAGGATAGCGGCGAGTGA
- a CDS encoding type II toxin-antitoxin system VapC family toxin: protein MSEFILDASALIAMIRSEPGADKVSAAISDARMSVINYSEVVSYFVHAGMNSRDIDAMLDPLPIEWIPADKELANLAGRLRKSTASAGLSLGDRFCMALAKRDGLAAWTADKGWKAIESDVEVEVVIIR, encoded by the coding sequence GTGAGCGAGTTTATACTTGATGCATCGGCCCTGATCGCAATGATCCGTTCTGAACCCGGCGCCGACAAGGTTTCGGCAGCAATTTCGGATGCCCGAATGAGCGTGATCAACTATAGCGAGGTCGTGAGCTATTTCGTTCACGCAGGTATGAATAGCCGCGACATAGATGCAATGCTTGATCCGCTACCGATTGAATGGATTCCGGCAGACAAGGAACTCGCAAACCTCGCAGGCCGCCTTCGCAAATCAACGGCCTCGGCAGGCCTGTCGCTTGGCGATCGGTTCTGCATGGCCTTGGCGAAGCGTGACGGTCTGGCAGCCTGGACGGCCGACAAGGGTTGGAAAGCGATCGAATCGGATGTCGAGGTCGAGGTCGTGATTATCCGTTGA
- a CDS encoding serine hydrolase domain-containing protein, whose protein sequence is MWIAAGTAMAGAAAFAAQANFGSGDGGEGHYMVQLPPAVPSAKVSPLAAPATVPASLTTTVGGYSYDWTALQAAIDADTEVANGYFIVGNASDPAYLFAYEKGSFGIDRVTPLASASKWFAGALGMRMAQAGIVTLEDPMRPPLAFWTTSGTKKDVKLKHTLSMTSGFNASPLVGGCQLLPGQTLYNCAKSIHDLRYDILRPGNAPGAQYSYGPHGIQVAGAYLEAKDTSIAPGTSPTRERNFHELFAQHVTTPLGMTSTTWYEPAGSAPTNPWVAGGAFSTPRDYAKLLRAFLGGSFISDMAAFTQQRTAGLPRVFVPAGATNWEYALGSFVECDTPAACATSKINSSPGAYGWTGWIDRETGYYALIATQIATGGDRKGVELEQVMQDLIEDAIANRTPAP, encoded by the coding sequence ATGTGGATTGCCGCCGGTACGGCAATGGCCGGCGCCGCGGCGTTTGCCGCGCAGGCGAATTTCGGTAGCGGTGACGGCGGGGAGGGGCACTATATGGTGCAACTGCCGCCGGCGGTGCCCTCGGCCAAGGTCTCGCCTTTGGCGGCGCCCGCGACGGTGCCGGCCAGCCTCACGACGACCGTCGGAGGCTATAGCTACGACTGGACTGCGCTACAGGCCGCGATCGATGCCGATACCGAGGTTGCGAACGGCTATTTCATCGTCGGCAACGCGTCCGATCCCGCCTATCTCTTCGCCTATGAAAAGGGCAGCTTCGGCATCGACCGGGTTACCCCGCTGGCCTCGGCTTCCAAATGGTTTGCCGGCGCACTCGGCATGCGGATGGCGCAGGCCGGGATCGTCACGCTCGAGGATCCGATGCGACCACCGCTTGCCTTCTGGACGACGAGCGGCACCAAGAAGGACGTGAAGCTCAAACACACGCTGTCGATGACATCGGGCTTCAACGCGAGCCCGCTTGTCGGCGGTTGCCAACTGCTTCCCGGCCAGACCCTCTATAATTGCGCCAAGAGCATCCACGACCTGCGCTATGACATTTTGCGCCCCGGCAACGCACCGGGTGCGCAATATAGCTATGGACCGCACGGTATCCAGGTTGCCGGCGCCTATCTCGAGGCGAAGGATACCAGCATAGCGCCCGGCACCTCGCCGACGCGCGAGCGTAACTTTCACGAGCTTTTTGCGCAGCATGTGACGACTCCGCTCGGGATGACGAGCACGACCTGGTACGAGCCGGCGGGGAGCGCACCCACCAATCCGTGGGTCGCCGGCGGCGCTTTCTCTACCCCGCGCGACTATGCGAAGCTGCTGCGTGCCTTTCTCGGCGGCAGCTTCATAAGCGACATGGCCGCCTTCACCCAGCAACGAACCGCGGGGCTGCCGCGCGTCTTCGTGCCGGCGGGCGCGACGAATTGGGAATATGCCCTCGGCTCCTTCGTCGAATGCGACACGCCCGCGGCATGCGCGACATCGAAGATCAACTCATCGCCCGGCGCCTATGGCTGGACCGGATGGATCGACCGCGAGACCGGTTACTACGCCCTCATCGCAACCCAGATCGCGACCGGCGGCGACCGCAAGGGCGTCGAACTTGAGCAGGTCATGCAGGACCTCATCGAGGACGCGATCGCCAACCGTACTCCGGCGCCCTGA
- a CDS encoding carboxylesterase/lipase family protein, with product MRHWVAIGVLAAAALLAPAPAALAADVAPAVKLAQGRLAGTSEAGIERFFDIPFAAAPVGPLRWRAPQAAPRWTGVRGASNLGPACPQTVRPALVAGGVADRQSEDCLQLNIWRPKGARKLPVMVWIHGGAHVIGSGTFPAFDGTAFARQGVILVTINYRLGSLGYFAHPSLSKGAPRGEAIANYGLMDQLAALRWVRKNIAAFGGDPHQVTLFGESAGAIGVTTILALPEAKGLFARAIVQSGVGLLDPRPLAEQEALGAALALRAGARIDASPAELRALPAAALVAAGDVRTAGAMTGPILDGKLIREAPWRTLSRAEPVDVPLLVGANSNEASVILAMGVPPAAALDYLGPDPAAGRAAYGAGLADDELARQILGDAWFVAPARWLAARTARGAPSYLYHFGYVAAARRDRAKGAAHGSEIPYLFGTLDYFAALAGPVDEEDRRFGEGVSACWIAFAKTGVPRCALVPDWPRYSEADDRLAHFAPRSSVVDGFRKPQLDHLLKVHFGSGQPGP from the coding sequence GTGCGGCATTGGGTGGCGATCGGGGTGCTTGCAGCCGCGGCGCTGCTCGCGCCGGCTCCGGCCGCTCTCGCGGCGGATGTCGCGCCGGCGGTGAAGCTGGCGCAGGGGCGCCTAGCCGGAACGAGCGAGGCTGGCATCGAGCGATTTTTCGACATCCCCTTCGCCGCGGCTCCGGTCGGCCCGCTGCGCTGGCGCGCGCCGCAAGCGGCGCCGCGCTGGACGGGCGTGCGCGGTGCCTCGAACTTGGGTCCCGCTTGCCCGCAGACGGTTCGGCCCGCGCTCGTCGCCGGCGGGGTCGCCGATCGTCAGTCCGAAGATTGCCTCCAGCTCAACATCTGGCGTCCCAAGGGCGCGAGAAAGCTTCCCGTGATGGTCTGGATTCACGGCGGCGCGCATGTCATCGGCTCGGGCACCTTCCCGGCGTTCGACGGCACCGCCTTCGCGCGGCAGGGCGTCATTCTCGTGACGATCAATTATCGCCTGGGGTCCCTTGGCTATTTCGCGCATCCGTCGCTCTCCAAGGGCGCGCCGCGCGGCGAGGCGATCGCCAATTATGGGCTGATGGACCAGCTTGCCGCACTGCGCTGGGTCCGGAAGAATATCGCAGCCTTTGGCGGCGATCCCCACCAGGTGACGCTGTTCGGCGAGTCTGCGGGCGCGATCGGGGTGACGACGATCCTGGCGCTGCCCGAGGCGAAGGGGCTCTTCGCGCGCGCGATCGTGCAGTCCGGCGTTGGGTTGCTCGATCCGCGTCCGCTCGCCGAGCAGGAAGCGCTCGGCGCCGCGCTGGCGCTGCGTGCCGGCGCTCGGATCGACGCATCGCCCGCCGAATTGCGCGCGCTTCCCGCCGCTGCGCTCGTCGCGGCGGGAGATGTCCGCACCGCAGGCGCCATGACCGGCCCGATCCTTGACGGCAAACTGATACGCGAAGCGCCCTGGCGCACCTTGTCGCGCGCCGAACCCGTCGATGTCCCGCTACTCGTCGGCGCCAACAGCAATGAAGCGAGCGTCATCCTAGCCATGGGCGTCCCGCCGGCAGCGGCGCTCGACTATCTCGGTCCCGACCCGGCCGCCGGCCGCGCGGCCTATGGGGCGGGACTTGCCGACGACGAGCTCGCCCGCCAGATACTCGGCGACGCCTGGTTCGTCGCACCCGCGCGCTGGCTCGCGGCGCGTACGGCGCGCGGCGCGCCCTCTTACCTCTATCATTTCGGCTATGTTGCGGCTGCCCGCCGCGACCGCGCGAAGGGGGCCGCGCATGGCTCCGAGATTCCATATCTGTTCGGGACACTCGACTATTTCGCCGCGCTTGCCGGGCCGGTCGACGAAGAAGATCGCCGCTTTGGAGAAGGTGTTTCCGCTTGCTGGATCGCCTTTGCCAAAACGGGCGTCCCGCGCTGCGCGCTGGTTCCCGATTGGCCGCGCTATTCCGAAGCCGACGACCGCCTTGCCCATTTTGCGCCGCGTTCGAGCGTCGTCGACGGATTTCGCAAGCCGCAGCTGGACCATCTGCTGAAGGTTCATTTCGGGAGCGGCCAACCCGGGCCCTAG
- a CDS encoding TonB-dependent receptor, giving the protein MGRQAHLLFCTAAIWAAASATPAFGQEESPEALPAAEAADDGAIVVTARRREERLADVPTAASVIDITSLTDRGGATGSGELLADQPSVRFNNLNSSVTSEISIRASSTARATNGDPSVGLYRNGAYIAGGPVGGRNFTRLDLLDIGRVEVLRGTQGALYGRNAVGGAINIISAEPQFDLSGWASARYGFENNSFQMQGAVNVPLADGLALRLSGDLVEQDKGFFYNPDNDVYFDRQKGHGLRGQLRLKRGPVDAIIIAETQRLTTPAIHYQIFIPAGTPGFPGGYIQDRFRYPWNTAPRASQDVDGLQAIVRVDLGGADLTSTTSFRKRHSEYDLDNDAISPAELARARAAGEVGALTPLDPNTASYVVDTTDNFSQDIHVTGSNGPLAWLVGAEMLLLDSDFSVTTTRTPTLANPSPGNIAPARLHFESYAAYGSLGYDITESLNLTGELRYTRDSRSISARLYDLGTGLPTGGPSRVIDDSINADNLSYNATLSYKLTRDVLAYAKVGSSYRAGGFNTRLSDPRAPSPVQVLFGNENSTSYEAGFKGSPVRRGYFAIAGYYTELEDLIAQVDDGCALTNPACPVAAVAYLTNAGDAKSWGVEAEYSQGFDLGEGSGRLALSGSRQGGKVKSGRYDGLELAQVPDWLASANLNLRYPVTNDISLTSNVLVSGQWGGKQELTASSVDLDDYVLVNLRVGVEVGKVSISAFANNLFDKIYYVAQAPTINRYSQPRVIGVEGRISF; this is encoded by the coding sequence ATGGGACGCCAGGCGCATCTTCTTTTCTGCACGGCTGCCATTTGGGCGGCTGCGTCAGCCACGCCCGCCTTCGGTCAGGAAGAGAGTCCCGAGGCCCTTCCGGCCGCCGAGGCAGCCGACGATGGCGCGATTGTTGTCACGGCGCGGCGCCGCGAAGAGCGGCTCGCCGACGTGCCGACCGCAGCTTCGGTCATCGATATCACTTCGCTCACCGACCGCGGCGGGGCGACGGGAAGCGGCGAACTCCTTGCCGACCAGCCGAGCGTGCGTTTCAACAATCTCAATTCATCGGTCACTTCCGAAATCTCGATCCGTGCCTCCTCGACCGCGCGCGCGACCAATGGCGATCCCAGCGTCGGGCTCTACCGCAATGGCGCCTATATCGCGGGCGGTCCGGTCGGCGGACGCAACTTCACCCGGCTCGACTTGCTCGACATCGGCCGCGTTGAGGTGCTGCGCGGCACGCAGGGTGCGCTTTACGGCCGCAATGCGGTCGGAGGCGCGATCAACATCATCTCGGCCGAGCCCCAATTCGACCTCTCGGGCTGGGCGAGCGCACGCTATGGTTTCGAAAACAACAGCTTCCAGATGCAGGGCGCGGTCAATGTCCCGCTCGCCGACGGCCTCGCTCTTCGCCTGAGCGGCGATCTTGTCGAGCAGGACAAGGGCTTCTTCTACAACCCGGACAATGACGTTTATTTCGACCGGCAGAAGGGGCATGGCCTTCGCGGCCAGCTGCGCCTTAAGCGCGGGCCCGTCGATGCGATCATCATTGCCGAGACGCAGCGGCTGACGACGCCCGCCATCCATTATCAGATTTTTATTCCAGCGGGCACGCCCGGCTTCCCGGGCGGCTATATCCAGGACCGCTTCCGCTATCCATGGAACACCGCGCCGCGCGCGAGTCAGGACGTCGACGGGCTGCAGGCGATCGTTCGCGTCGATCTCGGCGGCGCCGACCTCACCTCGACGACCTCGTTTCGCAAGCGCCATTCCGAATATGATCTCGACAATGATGCTATTAGCCCCGCAGAACTGGCGCGCGCTCGCGCTGCGGGAGAGGTCGGGGCGCTGACCCCGCTCGATCCGAACACCGCCTCCTATGTCGTCGATACGACCGACAATTTCTCGCAAGACATCCATGTCACCGGCTCGAACGGCCCGCTGGCCTGGCTGGTCGGCGCCGAGATGCTGCTGCTCGACAGCGATTTCTCGGTGACGACGACGCGCACGCCGACACTCGCCAATCCATCGCCGGGCAATATCGCCCCCGCGCGGCTCCATTTCGAAAGCTATGCGGCATATGGCTCGCTCGGTTACGACATCACCGAAAGTCTCAACCTGACCGGCGAGTTGCGCTACACCCGCGACAGCCGCAGCATTAGCGCGCGGCTCTATGATCTTGGCACCGGCCTGCCGACCGGCGGCCCCTCGCGGGTCATCGACGACAGCATCAACGCCGACAATCTCTCCTATAATGCGACACTCTCCTATAAGCTCACGCGTGACGTCCTTGCCTATGCCAAGGTCGGGAGCAGCTATCGCGCCGGCGGCTTCAACACGCGTCTCTCCGACCCGCGAGCCCCGAGCCCGGTGCAGGTCCTTTTCGGCAACGAGAACAGCACCTCCTACGAAGCGGGTTTCAAAGGAAGCCCGGTGCGCCGCGGCTATTTCGCGATCGCCGGCTATTATACCGAGCTTGAAGATCTGATCGCTCAGGTCGACGACGGTTGTGCGCTCACCAATCCGGCGTGTCCGGTCGCGGCGGTCGCCTATCTCACCAACGCGGGCGATGCGAAGAGCTGGGGCGTCGAGGCCGAGTATAGCCAGGGATTCGATCTCGGTGAGGGGAGCGGGCGTCTCGCGCTCAGCGGATCGCGCCAAGGTGGCAAGGTCAAGAGCGGCCGTTATGACGGCCTCGAGCTCGCGCAGGTCCCCGACTGGCTCGCCTCGGCCAACCTCAACCTGCGCTACCCGGTCACGAACGACATATCGCTCACCAGCAACGTTCTTGTCAGTGGCCAATGGGGCGGCAAGCAGGAGCTCACGGCGAGCTCGGTCGATCTCGACGACTATGTCCTCGTCAATCTTCGCGTCGGGGTCGAGGTCGGGAAGGTCAGCATCAGCGCCTTTGCGAACAACCTCTTCGACAAAATCTACTATGTTGCGCAGGCGCCGACGATCAATCGCTACAGCCAGCCCCGCGTCATCGGGGTCGAAGGACGCATCTCATTCTAG
- a CDS encoding GntR family transcriptional regulator: MAATKMEDGNAPTQDRVIARLLTDDIVEWRIPPGSWLREREIAARFGVSHAPVREAFRHLARIGLVKVVPWRGTYVIDIDEHAAIEVYELWKSLFGVVCRLAASEMTDRDGRELMHRLVEYKDVTQRTENTFEHIKVSNRIGRFIAKRSNAPLALELLDRVALLARWQHNVYTDSYIETHGNEAGRRSAVLYEELCRHIIARDGDAADFAARDLIGVTQESFGRALEEYKARHAKPKSGRRRAKAT, translated from the coding sequence ATGGCCGCGACGAAGATGGAGGACGGCAACGCGCCGACCCAGGACCGCGTTATCGCGCGCTTGCTGACCGACGATATCGTCGAATGGCGGATCCCACCGGGTTCCTGGCTGCGCGAGCGCGAAATCGCCGCGCGCTTCGGGGTGAGCCATGCGCCGGTGCGCGAGGCCTTTCGCCATCTCGCGCGCATCGGCCTCGTCAAGGTTGTGCCGTGGCGCGGCACCTATGTCATCGATATCGACGAACATGCGGCGATTGAGGTCTACGAACTCTGGAAATCGCTCTTCGGCGTCGTATGCCGCCTCGCGGCGAGCGAAATGACCGACCGCGACGGCCGCGAGCTGATGCACCGGCTCGTCGAATATAAGGACGTCACCCAGCGGACCGAAAATACGTTCGAGCATATCAAGGTCTCGAACCGCATCGGTCGCTTCATCGCCAAGCGCAGCAATGCGCCGCTTGCATTGGAGCTGCTCGACCGGGTCGCGCTGCTCGCTCGCTGGCAGCACAATGTCTACACCGACAGCTATATCGAAACGCACGGCAACGAAGCGGGACGGCGATCGGCAGTTCTCTATGAGGAGCTCTGCCGGCACATCATCGCGCGCGACGGCGATGCCGCCGATTTCGCGGCGCGCGACCTGATCGGGGTGACGCAGGAAAGCTTCGGCCGCGCACTCGAGGAGTATAAGGCCCGCCACGCAAAGCCGAAATCCGGCCGCCGCCGGGCGAAAGCGACATGA
- a CDS encoding serine hydrolase domain-containing protein, translating into MKRAILLLAAATAMAAAAAAEPSPLPGCTAALAYSEAHEGVALLILEDGKVRCRSADITKPQELWSGTKSLVGLMAAAAVQDGLLTLDERASDTLAEWRSDPAKAQVTLRQLLSMTSGQASTVGRPQGYLDSVKAPLAAPPGSKFQYGPAPMQIFGEIIRRKLVAQGEDGNPRHYVERRILTPLGVRVGDWRSGPDGAPLMPQGLVLAAAEWAKIGEFVRAGGVHDGNALVDATAFADLFKGSGANPAYGLTWWLPRASPASDPVTRSTDITVHAAELPADMVVAAGAGDQRLYVIPSRRLTIVRQAKLDLMALAAGRKSDWSDSDFLALLLAR; encoded by the coding sequence TTGAAGCGCGCCATCCTCCTTCTTGCCGCCGCGACTGCGATGGCCGCTGCCGCAGCGGCCGAGCCGTCTCCCCTTCCCGGCTGCACTGCAGCCCTTGCCTATTCCGAGGCGCATGAGGGCGTCGCGCTGTTAATACTTGAGGACGGCAAGGTCCGCTGCCGTTCGGCGGATATCACCAAGCCTCAAGAGCTCTGGTCGGGAACGAAGAGCCTCGTAGGGCTGATGGCCGCGGCCGCCGTGCAAGACGGGCTGCTGACGCTCGATGAACGGGCATCGGACACGCTCGCCGAATGGAGAAGCGATCCCGCGAAGGCGCAGGTCACGCTTCGCCAGCTGCTGTCGATGACGAGCGGGCAGGCTTCCACCGTCGGCAGACCGCAGGGGTATCTCGACTCGGTGAAGGCGCCGCTCGCCGCGCCGCCGGGCAGCAAATTCCAATATGGCCCGGCTCCGATGCAGATCTTCGGCGAGATTATACGCCGCAAGCTGGTCGCCCAAGGCGAGGACGGCAATCCGCGTCATTATGTCGAGCGGCGCATTCTGACACCTCTGGGTGTGAGGGTCGGCGATTGGCGGAGCGGCCCCGATGGCGCTCCGCTCATGCCGCAGGGGCTTGTACTGGCCGCCGCCGAATGGGCAAAGATCGGCGAATTCGTCCGTGCGGGCGGAGTGCATGACGGCAATGCGCTTGTCGATGCGACCGCCTTCGCCGATCTTTTCAAGGGCAGCGGCGCCAACCCGGCCTATGGGCTGACCTGGTGGTTGCCGCGCGCATCGCCCGCATCCGATCCTGTCACCCGCTCGACCGACATCACGGTTCACGCCGCCGAACTGCCTGCCGACATGGTGGTCGCCGCCGGCGCGGGCGACCAGCGCCTTTATGTCATTCCATCGAGGCGGCTCACGATCGTGCGCCAGGCCAAGCTCGATCTGATGGCGCTTGCAGCTGGCAGAAAGAGCGACTGGTCCGACAGCGACTTCCTTGCCCTGCTGCTGGCTAGATAG